A window of Argopecten irradians isolate NY chromosome 14, Ai_NY, whole genome shotgun sequence contains these coding sequences:
- the LOC138307333 gene encoding transmembrane protein 256 homolog — protein MQSVTDSVKALYNYLPAVLPERVKEVETVIIREANMALAGRNFVRLAGLSGSVAVCMAAYGAHGMSQAEEKKKRIYDIGNNFHLIHSVALLGTPLCRRPVLVGSLMTMGTAVFCGSCYVYALTGKDKVRFVTPYGGMMLILAWFLMVL, from the exons ATGCAGTCTGTTACAGACAGCGTTAAAGCATTGTACAATTATCTCCCCGCTGTCTTACCAGAGCGTGTCAAGGAAGTGGAAACGGTGATCATTCGAGAGGCCAACATGGCTTTAGCCGGTAGAAATTTTGTGAGGCTAGCAGGACTTTCGGGCTCAGTTGCAGTGTGCATGGCAGCTTATGGAGCTCATG GTATGAGCCAAGCAGAGGAAAAGAAGAAAAGG ATATATGATATAGGAAACAATTTCCACCTGATCCATTCTGTGGCTCTGTTAGGGACACCATTATGTAGACGCCCCGTACTG gTAGGAAGTTTGATGACGATGGGTACGGCTGTGTTCTGTGGAAGCTGTTATGTATACGCTCTAACTGGAAAAGACAAAGTACGATTTGTAACACCATATGGTGGTATGATGTTGATTCTGGCCTGGTTTCTCATGGTTCTGTGA